One region of Streptomyces davaonensis JCM 4913 genomic DNA includes:
- the argJ gene encoding bifunctional glutamate N-acetyltransferase/amino-acid acetyltransferase ArgJ, which translates to MSVTAAKGFTAAGIAAGIKENGNPDLALVVNNGPRRAAAGVFTSNRVKAAPVLWSEQVLKAGLLSAVVLNSGGANACTGPKGFQDTHATAEKAAEALNIGAGEVAVCSTGLIGVLLPMDKLLPGVETAAAQLSEHGGEKAAIAIKTTDTVHKTSVVTKDGWTVGGMAKGAGMLAPGLATMLVVLTTDADLDSDALDKALRAATRTTFDRVDSDGCMSTNDTVLLLASGAAEVTPAYEEFAEAVRTVCDDLGQQLIRDAEGASKDIKVEVINAATEDDAVEVGRSIARNNLLKCAIHGEDPNWGRVLSAIGTTSAAFEPDRLNVAINGVWVCKNGGVGEDRDQVDMRYREVHIVADLAAGSETATIWTNDLTADYVHENSAYSS; encoded by the coding sequence GTGAGCGTGACGGCAGCCAAGGGATTCACGGCGGCGGGCATCGCCGCCGGGATCAAGGAGAACGGCAACCCGGACCTGGCCCTCGTGGTCAACAACGGTCCGCGCCGCGCCGCCGCGGGCGTCTTCACCTCCAACCGCGTGAAGGCCGCTCCGGTCCTGTGGTCCGAGCAGGTCCTCAAGGCGGGCCTGCTTTCCGCGGTCGTCCTCAACTCAGGCGGCGCCAACGCCTGCACCGGGCCCAAGGGCTTCCAGGACACCCACGCCACCGCCGAGAAGGCGGCCGAGGCGCTGAACATCGGCGCGGGCGAGGTCGCCGTCTGCTCGACCGGCCTGATCGGCGTCCTGCTCCCCATGGACAAGCTGCTGCCTGGCGTCGAGACCGCCGCGGCCCAGCTCTCCGAGCACGGCGGCGAGAAGGCCGCCATCGCCATCAAGACCACCGACACCGTGCACAAGACGTCCGTCGTCACCAAGGACGGCTGGACCGTCGGCGGCATGGCCAAGGGCGCGGGCATGCTCGCCCCCGGCCTCGCCACCATGCTGGTCGTCCTCACCACCGACGCGGACCTCGACAGCGACGCCCTGGACAAGGCACTCAGGGCCGCCACGCGCACCACCTTCGACCGCGTCGACTCCGACGGCTGCATGTCGACCAACGACACCGTGCTGCTGCTCGCCTCCGGTGCCGCCGAGGTCACCCCGGCCTACGAGGAGTTCGCCGAGGCCGTGCGCACCGTCTGTGACGACCTCGGACAGCAGCTCATCCGGGACGCCGAGGGCGCCAGCAAGGACATCAAGGTCGAGGTGATCAACGCCGCGACCGAGGACGACGCCGTCGAGGTGGGCCGCTCCATCGCCCGCAACAACCTCCTCAAGTGCGCCATCCACGGTGAGGACCCCAACTGGGGCCGCGTCCTCTCCGCGATCGGCACGACGTCCGCCGCCTTCGAGCCGGACCGGCTCAACGTCGCCATCAACGGCGTCTGGGTGTGCAAGAACGGCGGTGTCGGCGAGGACCGCGACCAGGTGGACATGCGCTATCGCGAGGTGCACATCGTCGCCGACCTCGCCGCCGGTTCCGAGACCGCGACGATCTGGACCAACGACCTCACCGCCGACTACGTCCACGAGAACAGCGCCTACTCCTCATGA
- a CDS encoding FG-GAP repeat domain-containing protein produces the protein MSPVRWTAVVAAVVALAVGGFLGLPTLLRDTESASAVRPAPDFDGDGRGDLVMSDEDGKVDGLNQAGYVAVAYGPKPGRTPKTQVITKNSAGVPGHADAQDFFGSSPVWGDLDDDGYTDLVVGSDRATVLWGGPRGLSGGTVLAAGTSGEWSEYSFGQLVMGDFDGDGHQDIAGPRLVAYGPVTRTGGAARTDRITLDSGEHPVDEAEEEYWETYDIAVGDADGDGFTDLLAVASVDYDGEPGDALLLFLKGGSDGLKAPVTVMKGERKDRPDIGHEIETGDLDRDGYDDIVSADSSGRGSVKVVYGNADGPDPGRIMTVDQKTPGVPGPETSVGFAESVAVGDVDGDGDLDVAVGDMYADVGKQKDASRVVVLKGDGSGKLTAPGAQSIHHALPGVPLDGTTFNARYLALLDTDFDGRAEMVVGTDPWSARPAGYCVLPGTSKGITGKGSYCVPVPRPGHAS, from the coding sequence GGTGGACAGCGGTGGTGGCGGCCGTGGTGGCCCTGGCGGTCGGAGGGTTCCTGGGGCTGCCCACGCTCCTCCGGGACACGGAGTCGGCCAGTGCCGTGCGGCCTGCACCCGACTTCGACGGCGACGGACGGGGGGATCTCGTGATGTCCGACGAGGACGGCAAGGTCGACGGGCTCAATCAAGCCGGATATGTCGCCGTGGCGTACGGGCCGAAGCCCGGCCGTACCCCGAAGACGCAGGTCATCACCAAGAATTCGGCCGGAGTGCCCGGTCATGCCGACGCTCAGGACTTTTTCGGCAGCAGCCCCGTGTGGGGGGACCTCGATGACGACGGCTACACGGATCTCGTCGTGGGTTCAGATCGGGCGACCGTGTTGTGGGGCGGGCCGCGGGGTTTGTCGGGCGGCACCGTGCTCGCCGCCGGAACGAGCGGGGAATGGAGCGAGTATTCGTTCGGGCAGCTCGTCATGGGCGACTTCGACGGCGACGGTCATCAGGACATCGCCGGACCAAGGCTGGTCGCCTACGGGCCGGTCACCCGCACCGGCGGCGCTGCCCGCACGGATCGGATCACCCTGGACTCGGGCGAGCATCCGGTGGACGAGGCCGAGGAGGAGTACTGGGAGACGTACGACATCGCAGTCGGGGACGCCGACGGCGACGGGTTCACCGACCTCCTCGCGGTGGCCTCCGTGGACTACGACGGCGAACCCGGCGACGCCCTCCTGCTCTTTCTCAAGGGGGGCTCGGACGGTCTGAAGGCGCCGGTGACCGTGATGAAGGGTGAGCGCAAAGATCGTCCGGACATCGGACATGAGATCGAGACGGGCGACCTGGACCGGGACGGCTACGACGACATCGTCTCCGCGGACTCGTCCGGGCGCGGCTCGGTCAAGGTGGTGTACGGCAACGCCGACGGGCCCGATCCGGGCCGCATCATGACCGTGGACCAGAAGACGCCCGGGGTGCCCGGTCCGGAGACCAGTGTCGGCTTCGCCGAGTCCGTCGCGGTCGGTGACGTCGACGGCGACGGGGACCTCGACGTGGCGGTGGGCGACATGTACGCGGATGTGGGCAAGCAGAAGGACGCCAGCCGGGTCGTCGTACTGAAGGGCGACGGCTCGGGGAAGCTGACCGCTCCGGGCGCCCAGTCGATCCATCACGCCCTCCCCGGTGTGCCGCTCGACGGCACCACCTTCAACGCGCGGTACCTGGCACTCCTGGACACTGACTTCGACGGCCGCGCCGAGATGGTCGTAGGCACCGACCCATGGTCTGCCCGGCCGGCCGGCTACTGCGTCCTTCCCGGCACGAGCAAGGGGATCACCGGCAAGGGCTCGTACTGCGTCCCCGTGCCCAGGCCCGGCCACGCATCCTGA
- the argC gene encoding N-acetyl-gamma-glutamyl-phosphate reductase — translation MTVRAAVAGASGYAGGELLRLLLAHPQVEIGALTGNSNAGQRLGTLQPHLLPLADRVLEPTTTEVLAGHDVVFLALPHGQSAAVAEQLGPEVLVVDMGADFRLKDPADWEKFYGSPHAGTWPYGLPELPGARAALEGSKRVAVPGCYPTAVSLALFPAYAASLAEPEAVIVAASGTSGAGKAPKAHLLGSEVMGSMTPYGVGGGHRHTPEMSQNLSAAAGEKVSVSFTPTLAPMPRGILATCTAKAKPGVTAESVRAAYEKAYADEPFVHLLPEGQWPATASVYGSNAVQVQVAYDEAAGRIIAISAIDNLTKGTAGGAVQSMNLALGLDESTGLTTIGVAP, via the coding sequence ATGACGGTACGTGCGGCGGTGGCCGGAGCGAGCGGATACGCGGGCGGGGAACTGCTGCGTCTGCTCCTGGCGCACCCGCAGGTCGAGATCGGCGCCCTGACCGGCAACTCCAACGCTGGTCAGCGGCTGGGCACGCTCCAGCCGCACCTGCTGCCGCTGGCCGACCGCGTCCTGGAGCCCACCACCACCGAGGTGCTCGCCGGGCACGACGTCGTCTTCCTCGCGCTGCCGCACGGCCAGTCCGCCGCCGTCGCCGAGCAGCTCGGCCCGGAGGTGCTCGTCGTCGACATGGGCGCCGACTTCCGGCTGAAGGACCCGGCCGACTGGGAGAAGTTCTACGGCTCCCCGCACGCCGGCACCTGGCCCTACGGCCTGCCCGAACTGCCGGGTGCCCGCGCCGCGCTGGAGGGGTCCAAGCGCGTCGCGGTGCCCGGTTGCTACCCGACCGCCGTCTCCCTCGCCCTCTTCCCCGCCTACGCCGCCTCCCTCGCCGAGCCCGAGGCCGTGATCGTCGCCGCGTCCGGCACCTCCGGCGCGGGCAAGGCGCCCAAGGCCCATCTGCTGGGCAGCGAGGTCATGGGCTCCATGACCCCGTACGGCGTCGGCGGCGGCCACCGGCACACCCCCGAGATGAGCCAGAACCTCAGCGCCGCCGCGGGGGAGAAGGTCTCCGTCTCCTTCACCCCCACCCTCGCGCCGATGCCCCGCGGCATCCTCGCCACCTGCACCGCGAAGGCGAAGCCCGGCGTCACCGCCGAGTCCGTCCGCGCCGCCTACGAGAAGGCCTACGCCGACGAGCCCTTCGTCCATCTGCTCCCCGAGGGACAGTGGCCCGCCACGGCGTCCGTCTACGGTTCCAACGCCGTTCAGGTGCAGGTCGCGTACGACGAGGCCGCCGGACGCATCATCGCGATCAGCGCCATCGACAACCTGACCAAGGGCACCGCCGGTGGTGCCGTCCAGAGCATGAACCTCGCCCTGGGGCTCGACGAGAGCACGGGGCTGACCACGATCGGAGTTGCGCCGTGA